AAAACTTCCTTTGGATCAAAAAGTTGCCATTGGTACGGAATACAATATGATTAAGCGTTTGCGTAAAGAGAATACCTATGTGCTCTCTTCTTCAAAGCCAGAGTGTCCTACGATGAATGAAACCACACTCCAAGATGTGTACAACGTGCTTCTCAGCATCAAAGAAGAGCGATTTGAGAATGAGATTAGCATCTCCGAAGAGACCCGAAAATGGGCGCATGTAGCGCTGAATCGGATGTTTGAGCTATGATCAAAACATTTGTTAAAAAAGCACTTGAAGAAGATGTTGGCAGAGGAGATCTTTTTTCATTGGTCGGCAAAGACAGTTTTGCGAGTGCTAATATCATCTGTAAAGATGAGGGGATTTTTGCAGGAAAACCTTACGTTAAAGCGCTGTGCAAGATGAACAAACTGGATGTTACCTTCTACTTTGACGATGGTGATACACTTCAAAAAGGCGATTTGGTTGCCTTAATCGAAGGCAAATCTAAAAATATTTTGCGGTGTGAACGAACGATTTTAAACCTCATGCAACACGCCAGTGGCATTGCGAGCAATGTTGCTGCGTATAAAAAAATACTTGAAGGCTACCGTGTCAAACTGCTGGATACTAGGAAAACCAGACCGCATTTGCGCGTGTTTGAAAAATACGCCATTCGTTGTGGTGGCGGTAATAACCACCGAATGGGCTTGGATGATTGCTTGATGATTAAAGATACCCATCTGAAAACTATCGACGATCTGAATGTTTTTATTGAAGAAGCCAGAGAGAAACTTCCCTTTACATGTAAGATTGAAATTGAGTGTGAAGATGTAGAATTTGCGAAGTTTGCGATGCAATGTGGCGCCGATATTGTGATGTGTGACAATATGTCGTATGAAGCGATAGAAGCCGTTGTTGCGTATAAAAACAGCGATTTTCCTCATGTGCTTTTAGAAGCGAGTGGCAACATTACCAAAGAAAATATCGTAGCATACGCTCAAACAGGCGTGGATGCGATTAGCAGTGGGAGTTTGATTCATCACGCGGTTTGGCTTGATTTTTCAATGAAAATTACCCATAAAACTGTGATCTAAATAGGAATGTTGCACTGTGGCAGATGATCAAGAAAAGACGGAAGAGCCCAGTTCCAAGAAGATTGAGGATGCCAGAAAAGATGGCAATGTCCCCA
Above is a genomic segment from Sulfurospirillum halorespirans DSM 13726 containing:
- the nadC gene encoding carboxylating nicotinate-nucleotide diphosphorylase → MIKTFVKKALEEDVGRGDLFSLVGKDSFASANIICKDEGIFAGKPYVKALCKMNKLDVTFYFDDGDTLQKGDLVALIEGKSKNILRCERTILNLMQHASGIASNVAAYKKILEGYRVKLLDTRKTRPHLRVFEKYAIRCGGGNNHRMGLDDCLMIKDTHLKTIDDLNVFIEEAREKLPFTCKIEIECEDVEFAKFAMQCGADIVMCDNMSYEAIEAVVAYKNSDFPHVLLEASGNITKENIVAYAQTGVDAISSGSLIHHAVWLDFSMKITHKTVI